One Drosophila santomea strain STO CAGO 1482 chromosome X, Prin_Dsan_1.1, whole genome shotgun sequence DNA segment encodes these proteins:
- the LOC120455523 gene encoding potassium voltage-gated channel protein eag isoform X1, which produces MPGGRRGLVAPQNTFLENIIRRSNSQPDSSFLLANAQIVDFPIVYCNESFCKISGYNRAEVMQKSCRYVCGFMYGELTDKETVGRLEYTLENQQQDQFEILLYKKNNLQCGCALSQFGKAQTQETPLWLLLQVAPIRNERDLVVLFLLTFRDITALKQPIDSEDTKGVLGLSKFAKLARSVTRSRQFSAHLPTLKDPTKQSNLAHMMSLSADIMPQYRQEAPKTPPHILLHYCAFKAIWDWVILCLTFYTAIMVPYNVAFKNKTSEDVSLLVVDSIVDVIFFIDIVLNFHTTFVGPGGEVVSDPKVIRMNYLKSWFIIDLLSCLPYDVFNAFDRDEDGIGSLFSALKVVRLLRLGRVVRKLDRYLEYGAAMLILLLCFYMLVAHWLACIWYSIGRSDADNGIQYSWLWKLANVTQSPYSYIWSNDTGPELVNGPSRKSMYVTALYFTMTCMTSVGFGNVAAETDNEKVFTICMMIIAALLYATIFGHVTTIIQQMTSATAKYHDMLNNVREFMKLHEVPKALSERVMDYVVSTWAMTKGLDTEKVLNYCPKDMKADICVHLNRKVFNEHPAFRLASDGCLRALAMHFMMSHSAPGDLLYHTGESIDSLCFIVTGSLEVIQDDEVVAILGKGDVFGDQFWKDSAVGQSAANVRALTYCDLHAIKRDKLLEVLDFYSAFANSFARNLVLTYNLRHRLIFRKVADVKREKELAERRKNEPQLPQNQDHLVRKIFSKFRRTPQVQAGSKELVGGSGQSDVEKGDGEVERTKKLPAKLTLTEDARILSTAAAPSPSPSPSPSSGPPSARSTRASKWGRLLGSSSVDSASDTSAKVAVSRSLSARESLRESTAQARQSSTSSSNGGQGNKHLQLSKVFPKAPKLQASQATLARQDTIDEGGEVDSSPPSRDSRVVIEGAAVTSATVGPSPPVATTSSAAASGASGVSGAPGSAGTVVAIVTKADRNLAMERERQIEMASSRATTSDTYDTGLRETPPTLAQRDLIATVLDMKVDVRLELQRMQQRIGRIEDLLGELVKRLAPGGTAGSGANAPDNSSGQTTPGDEICAGCGAGGGGGGTPTTQAPPTSVVTSPVDTVITISSPGASGSGSGAGVAGAGGAGLLNPGATVVSSAGGNGLGPLMLKKRRSKSRKAPAPPKQTLASTAGTATAAPAGVAGSGMTSSAPASADQQQQQQQQLAADQSPTTPGAELLHLRLLEEDFTAAQLPSTSSAGAGVGGGGSGSGVTPTTPPPTTTGGSGSGTPTSTTATTTPTGSGTTTRGKLDFL; this is translated from the exons CGGACAGCTCGTTTCTTTTGGCCAACGCACAAATCGTCGATTTCCCGATCGTCTACTGCAATGAGTCCTTCTGCAAGATCAGCGGCTATAATCGGGCCGAGGTCATGCAGAAGTCGTGCAGGTATGT ATGCGGCTTCATGTATGGCGAGCTGACAGACAAGGAGACGGTGGGACGGCTGGAGTACACGCTGGAGAaccagcagcaggatcagTTCGAGATTTTGCTCTACAAGAAGAACA ATTTGCAGTGTGGCTGCGCCCTCTCGCAGTTTGGCAAGGCACAAACCCAAG AAACCCCATTATGGCTGCTGCTACAGGTCGCACCCATACGCAACGAACGCGACCTGGTGGTGCTCTTCCTGCTGACCTTCCGGGACATCACGGCCCTCAAGCAGCCCATCGACAGCGAGGACACCAAGGGAG TTTTAGGTCTCTCGAAGTTCGCCAAATTGGCAAGATCGGTGACCCGGAGTCGCCAGTTCAGCGCCCATCTGCCCACGCTGAAGGATCCCACGAAGCAGTCCAATCTGGCGCAT ATGATGTCCTTGAGCGCTGATATCATGCCACAGTACCGACAGGAAGCCCCCAAAACGCCGCCACACATACTCCTGCATTATTGTGCATTTAAAGCAATTTGGGACTGGGTGATATTgtgtttaacattttatacAGCCATCATG GTGCCATACAATGTagcgtttaaaaataaaacctcAGAGGATGTTTCCCTGCTCGTGGTCGATTCCATAGTCGATGTTATATTCTTTATAGATATTG TTTTAAACTTCCATACAACGTTCGTGGGTCCCGGCGGCGAGGTGGTCAGTGACCCAAAGGTGATCCGCATGAACTACCTAAAGTCGTGGTTCATTATCGACCTGCTCAGCTGCCTGCCGTACGACGTGTTCAACGCGTTCGATCGGGATGAGGACGGTATCGGTTCCCTGTTCAGTGCCCTCAAGGTCGTCCGCCTTCTGCGTCTGGGGAGGGTGGTGCGAAAACTGGACCGCTACCTGGAGTACGGAGCGGCCATGCTGATCCTGCTGCTCTGCTTCTACATGCTGGTGGCCCATTGGCTAGCCTGCATTTGGTACTCGATTGGTCGCAGCGATGCGGATAATGGG ATCCAGTACAGTTGGCTGTGGAAGCTGGCGAATGTCACCCAGTCACCGTACTCGTATATATGGAGTAATGACACCGGGCCAGAATTGGTCAATGGGCCGTCACGGAAAAGCATGTACGTGACGGCCCTATATTTCACCATGACCTGCATGACATCG GTGGGCTTTGGCAATGTCGCCGCGGAGACAGACAACGAGAAGGTGTTCACCATCTGCATGATGATCATTGCAG CTCTGCTGTATGCCACGATCTTCGGACACGTTACCACCATCATTCAGCAGATGACATCGGCCACGGCCAAGTATCACGACATGCTGAACAATGTACGCGAGTTCATGAAGCTGCACGAGGTGCCAAAGGCTCTCAGCGAACGAGTGATGGACTATGTAGTCTCTACCTGGGCCATGACCAAGGGTCTGGACACCGAGAAG GTACTAAACTATTGTCCGAAAGATATGAAGGCTGACATATGTGTTCATCTAAATCGCAAAGTATTTAACGAGCATCCGGCATTTCGTCTGGCCTCGGATGGTTGTCTCCGGGCACTGGCGATGCACTTCATGATGTCGCACTCGGCGCCGGGGGATTTGCTTTATCACACCGGCGAGAGCATCGATAGCCTATGCTTCATTGTTACCGGCAGTCTGGAGGTGATACAAGACGACGAGGTTGTGGCAATATTGG GCAAGGGCGACGTCTTCGGCGATCAATTCTGGAAGGACTCGGCCGTTGGCCAGAGTGCGGCCAATGTGCGTGCTCTGACCTATTGTGATTTGCATGCCATCAAACGTGATAAATTGCTCGAAGTCCTCGATTTCTATTCGGCATTTGCGAATAGCTTTGCACGCAATCTGGTGCTCACCTACAATCTCAGACATCGACTGATTTTTCGCAAGGTGGCCGATGTGAAGCGCGAAAAAGAATTGGCCGAACGGCGTAAGAACGAGCCGCAATTGCCCCAGAATCAGGACCATCTTGTCCGGAAGATCTTCTCAAAATTCCGTCGCACTCCGCAGGTCCAAGCGGGCAGCAAAGAGCTCGTCGGCGGATCCGGCCAAAGTGATGTCGAGAAGGGTGACGGCGAGGTGGAGCGAACTAAG AAGCTACCAGCCAAACTGACACTGACCGAGGACGCTCGCATCCTCAGCACCGCCGCGGCGCCCTCGCCATCGCCATCCCCATCGCCCTCATCGGGTCCACCATCTGCGCGCAGTACACGGGCCAGCAAGTGGGGACGCCTCCTGGGCAGTTCAAGCGTCGATTCAGCTAGCGACACCAGCGCCAAGGTAGCCGTCTCGAGAAGTTTGAGCGCCCGCGAAAGCCTCCGAGAGAGCACCGCCCAAGCGCGGCAGAGTAGTACTTCGAGTAGCAATGGTGGACAAGGCAACAAA CATTTACAATTAAGCAAA GTTTTTCCCAAGGCGCCCAAGCTGCAGGCTAGCCAGGCCACTCTGGCCCGCCAGGACACCATCGACGAGGGTGGCGAGGTGGACTCCTCGCCGCCAAGTCGCGACAGTCGCGTGGTTATCGAGGGTGCAGCCGTCACCTCGGCCACCGTGGGACCATCGCCGCCAGTGGCCACCACATCCTCGGCGGCGGCGTCGGGAGCATCGGGAGTATCTGGAGCACCAGGTAGTGCTGGCACTGTGGTGGCCATTGTCACCAAAGCGGATCGTAATCTCGCCATGGAGCGGGAGCGCCAGATCGAGATGGCCAGCTCGAGGGCCACCACATCGGATACGTACGATACTGGGCTGCGCGAGACGCCGCCCACGCTGGCGCAGCGCGATCTCATCGCCACCGTGCTGGACATGAAGGTGGATGTGCGGCTGGAATTGCAGCGCATGCAGCAGCGGATTGGCCGCATCGAGGATCTGCTGGGCGAGCTGGTCAAGCGGCTGGCACCAGGTGGTACCGCCGGTAGCGGTGCCAACGCTCCGGATAACAGCAGTGGCCAGACCACGCCCGGCGACGAGATTTGCGCGGGCTGCGGTgcgggcggcggcggcggcggtaCACCCACAACACAGGCCCCCCCAACATCTGTGGTAACCAGCCCGGTGGACACTGTGATAACCATTTCATCGCCAGGAGCATCTGGTTCGGGATCGGGAGCAGGAGTAGCTGGCGCTGGTGGCGCTGGTCTGCTAAATCCGGGCGCCACAGTTGTGTCGAGCGCGGGAGGCAACGGCCTGGGGCCACTGATGCTCAAGAAGCGACGCTCGAAGAGCAGGAAAGCACCGGCGCCTCCTAAGCAGACACTCGCCTCGACGGCCGGCACCGCGACCGCAGCTCCAGCGGGCGTTGCCGGATCTGGTATGACGTCATCGGCGCCAGCGTCAGCggatcagcagcagcaacagcaacagcagctggcGGCGGATCAATCACCCACAACGCCTGGAGCGGAACTGCTGCATCTACGCCTGCTCGAAGAGGACTTTACGGCGGCCCAACTGCCTTCGACATCGTCAGCTGGCGCCGGAGTTGGTGGTGGAGGATCCGGCTCTGGTGTCACGCCCACAACACCGCCACCGACCACAACGGggggcagtggcagcggcacgcccaccagcaccacAGCCACGACCACACCCACAGGCAGTGGTACAACAACGCGCGGCAAGCTGGACTTCCTGTAG
- the LOC120455523 gene encoding potassium voltage-gated channel protein eag isoform X8: protein MPGGRRGLVAPQNTFLENIIRRSNSQPDSSFLLANAQIVDFPIVYCNESFCKISGYNRAEVMQKSCRYVCGFMYGELTDKETVGRLEYTLENQQQDQFEILLYKKNKTPLWLLLQVAPIRNERDLVVLFLLTFRDITALKQPIDSEDTKGVLGLSKFAKLARSVTRSRQFSAHLPTLKDPTKQSNLAHMMSLSADIMPQYRQEAPKTPPHILLHYCAFKAIWDWVILCLTFYTAIMVPYNVAFKNKTSEDVSLLVVDSIVDVIFFIDIVLNFHTTFVGPGGEVVSDPKVIRMNYLKSWFIIDLLSCLPYDVFNAFDRDEDGIGSLFSALKVVRLLRLGRVVRKLDRYLEYGAAMLILLLCFYMLVAHWLACIWYSIGRSDADNGIQYSWLWKLANVTQSPYSYIWSNDTGPELVNGPSRKSMYVTALYFTMTCMTSVGFGNVAAETDNEKVFTICMMIIAALLYATIFGHVTTIIQQMTSATAKYHDMLNNVREFMKLHEVPKALSERVMDYVVSTWAMTKGLDTEKVLNYCPKDMKADICVHLNRKVFNEHPAFRLASDGCLRALAMHFMMSHSAPGDLLYHTGESIDSLCFIVTGSLEVIQDDEVVAILGKGDVFGDQFWKDSAVGQSAANVRALTYCDLHAIKRDKLLEVLDFYSAFANSFARNLVLTYNLRHRLIFRKVADVKREKELAERRKNEPQLPQNQDHLVRKIFSKFRRTPQVQAGSKELVGGSGQSDVEKGDGEVERTKKLPAKLTLTEDARILSTAAAPSPSPSPSPSSGPPSARSTRASKWGRLLGSSSVDSASDTSAKVAVSRSLSARESLRESTAQARQSSTSSSNGGQGNKHLQLSKVFPKAPKLQASQATLARQDTIDEGGEVDSSPPSRDSRVVIEGAAVTSATVGPSPPVATTSSAAASGASGVSGAPGSAGTVVAIVTKADRNLAMERERQIEMASSRATTSDTYDTGLRETPPTLAQRDLIATVLDMKVDVRLELQRMQQRIGRIEDLLGELVKRLAPGGTAGSGANAPDNSSGQTTPGDEICAGCGAGGGGGGTPTTQAPPTSVVTSPVDTVITISSPGASGSGSGAGVAGAGGAGLLNPGATVVSSAGGNGLGPLMLKKRRSKSRKAPAPPKQTLASTAGTATAAPAGVAGSGMTSSAPASADQQQQQQQQLAADQSPTTPGAELLHLRLLEEDFTAAQLPSTSSAGAGVGGGGSGSGVTPTTPPPTTTGGSGSGTPTSTTATTTPTGSGTTTRGKLDFL, encoded by the exons CGGACAGCTCGTTTCTTTTGGCCAACGCACAAATCGTCGATTTCCCGATCGTCTACTGCAATGAGTCCTTCTGCAAGATCAGCGGCTATAATCGGGCCGAGGTCATGCAGAAGTCGTGCAGGTATGT ATGCGGCTTCATGTATGGCGAGCTGACAGACAAGGAGACGGTGGGACGGCTGGAGTACACGCTGGAGAaccagcagcaggatcagTTCGAGATTTTGCTCTACAAGAAGAACA AAACCCCATTATGGCTGCTGCTACAGGTCGCACCCATACGCAACGAACGCGACCTGGTGGTGCTCTTCCTGCTGACCTTCCGGGACATCACGGCCCTCAAGCAGCCCATCGACAGCGAGGACACCAAGGGAG TTTTAGGTCTCTCGAAGTTCGCCAAATTGGCAAGATCGGTGACCCGGAGTCGCCAGTTCAGCGCCCATCTGCCCACGCTGAAGGATCCCACGAAGCAGTCCAATCTGGCGCAT ATGATGTCCTTGAGCGCTGATATCATGCCACAGTACCGACAGGAAGCCCCCAAAACGCCGCCACACATACTCCTGCATTATTGTGCATTTAAAGCAATTTGGGACTGGGTGATATTgtgtttaacattttatacAGCCATCATG GTGCCATACAATGTagcgtttaaaaataaaacctcAGAGGATGTTTCCCTGCTCGTGGTCGATTCCATAGTCGATGTTATATTCTTTATAGATATTG TTTTAAACTTCCATACAACGTTCGTGGGTCCCGGCGGCGAGGTGGTCAGTGACCCAAAGGTGATCCGCATGAACTACCTAAAGTCGTGGTTCATTATCGACCTGCTCAGCTGCCTGCCGTACGACGTGTTCAACGCGTTCGATCGGGATGAGGACGGTATCGGTTCCCTGTTCAGTGCCCTCAAGGTCGTCCGCCTTCTGCGTCTGGGGAGGGTGGTGCGAAAACTGGACCGCTACCTGGAGTACGGAGCGGCCATGCTGATCCTGCTGCTCTGCTTCTACATGCTGGTGGCCCATTGGCTAGCCTGCATTTGGTACTCGATTGGTCGCAGCGATGCGGATAATGGG ATCCAGTACAGTTGGCTGTGGAAGCTGGCGAATGTCACCCAGTCACCGTACTCGTATATATGGAGTAATGACACCGGGCCAGAATTGGTCAATGGGCCGTCACGGAAAAGCATGTACGTGACGGCCCTATATTTCACCATGACCTGCATGACATCG GTGGGCTTTGGCAATGTCGCCGCGGAGACAGACAACGAGAAGGTGTTCACCATCTGCATGATGATCATTGCAG CTCTGCTGTATGCCACGATCTTCGGACACGTTACCACCATCATTCAGCAGATGACATCGGCCACGGCCAAGTATCACGACATGCTGAACAATGTACGCGAGTTCATGAAGCTGCACGAGGTGCCAAAGGCTCTCAGCGAACGAGTGATGGACTATGTAGTCTCTACCTGGGCCATGACCAAGGGTCTGGACACCGAGAAG GTACTAAACTATTGTCCGAAAGATATGAAGGCTGACATATGTGTTCATCTAAATCGCAAAGTATTTAACGAGCATCCGGCATTTCGTCTGGCCTCGGATGGTTGTCTCCGGGCACTGGCGATGCACTTCATGATGTCGCACTCGGCGCCGGGGGATTTGCTTTATCACACCGGCGAGAGCATCGATAGCCTATGCTTCATTGTTACCGGCAGTCTGGAGGTGATACAAGACGACGAGGTTGTGGCAATATTGG GCAAGGGCGACGTCTTCGGCGATCAATTCTGGAAGGACTCGGCCGTTGGCCAGAGTGCGGCCAATGTGCGTGCTCTGACCTATTGTGATTTGCATGCCATCAAACGTGATAAATTGCTCGAAGTCCTCGATTTCTATTCGGCATTTGCGAATAGCTTTGCACGCAATCTGGTGCTCACCTACAATCTCAGACATCGACTGATTTTTCGCAAGGTGGCCGATGTGAAGCGCGAAAAAGAATTGGCCGAACGGCGTAAGAACGAGCCGCAATTGCCCCAGAATCAGGACCATCTTGTCCGGAAGATCTTCTCAAAATTCCGTCGCACTCCGCAGGTCCAAGCGGGCAGCAAAGAGCTCGTCGGCGGATCCGGCCAAAGTGATGTCGAGAAGGGTGACGGCGAGGTGGAGCGAACTAAG AAGCTACCAGCCAAACTGACACTGACCGAGGACGCTCGCATCCTCAGCACCGCCGCGGCGCCCTCGCCATCGCCATCCCCATCGCCCTCATCGGGTCCACCATCTGCGCGCAGTACACGGGCCAGCAAGTGGGGACGCCTCCTGGGCAGTTCAAGCGTCGATTCAGCTAGCGACACCAGCGCCAAGGTAGCCGTCTCGAGAAGTTTGAGCGCCCGCGAAAGCCTCCGAGAGAGCACCGCCCAAGCGCGGCAGAGTAGTACTTCGAGTAGCAATGGTGGACAAGGCAACAAA CATTTACAATTAAGCAAA GTTTTTCCCAAGGCGCCCAAGCTGCAGGCTAGCCAGGCCACTCTGGCCCGCCAGGACACCATCGACGAGGGTGGCGAGGTGGACTCCTCGCCGCCAAGTCGCGACAGTCGCGTGGTTATCGAGGGTGCAGCCGTCACCTCGGCCACCGTGGGACCATCGCCGCCAGTGGCCACCACATCCTCGGCGGCGGCGTCGGGAGCATCGGGAGTATCTGGAGCACCAGGTAGTGCTGGCACTGTGGTGGCCATTGTCACCAAAGCGGATCGTAATCTCGCCATGGAGCGGGAGCGCCAGATCGAGATGGCCAGCTCGAGGGCCACCACATCGGATACGTACGATACTGGGCTGCGCGAGACGCCGCCCACGCTGGCGCAGCGCGATCTCATCGCCACCGTGCTGGACATGAAGGTGGATGTGCGGCTGGAATTGCAGCGCATGCAGCAGCGGATTGGCCGCATCGAGGATCTGCTGGGCGAGCTGGTCAAGCGGCTGGCACCAGGTGGTACCGCCGGTAGCGGTGCCAACGCTCCGGATAACAGCAGTGGCCAGACCACGCCCGGCGACGAGATTTGCGCGGGCTGCGGTgcgggcggcggcggcggcggtaCACCCACAACACAGGCCCCCCCAACATCTGTGGTAACCAGCCCGGTGGACACTGTGATAACCATTTCATCGCCAGGAGCATCTGGTTCGGGATCGGGAGCAGGAGTAGCTGGCGCTGGTGGCGCTGGTCTGCTAAATCCGGGCGCCACAGTTGTGTCGAGCGCGGGAGGCAACGGCCTGGGGCCACTGATGCTCAAGAAGCGACGCTCGAAGAGCAGGAAAGCACCGGCGCCTCCTAAGCAGACACTCGCCTCGACGGCCGGCACCGCGACCGCAGCTCCAGCGGGCGTTGCCGGATCTGGTATGACGTCATCGGCGCCAGCGTCAGCggatcagcagcagcaacagcaacagcagctggcGGCGGATCAATCACCCACAACGCCTGGAGCGGAACTGCTGCATCTACGCCTGCTCGAAGAGGACTTTACGGCGGCCCAACTGCCTTCGACATCGTCAGCTGGCGCCGGAGTTGGTGGTGGAGGATCCGGCTCTGGTGTCACGCCCACAACACCGCCACCGACCACAACGGggggcagtggcagcggcacgcccaccagcaccacAGCCACGACCACACCCACAGGCAGTGGTACAACAACGCGCGGCAAGCTGGACTTCCTGTAG